tatgcacagtgatggcagtaataatctggatcttgatgatgactgatctatggagttcaaaaaatggaagcaaatcaaacaagcataactcaacactttcaaaatgatcatttcatttaattttaaaccaaatacattacaaagcaattatcgaaatcaaaagatgtataataagccggaacaaccccggttaagcgtaaaaagcgcttctcaaccggccaccaatcacgccactcggtataccgctaacttccgggtcattggcttcatattttgcaataacagattgaatatatgcaaggacacgacttgcatgtggagataaggttggaagagtacaactcaacatatctctggctgcagccaagttgcgagtaacaggccgacgagggtatgaagatgatgatgatgatgaggctttgttgacaagccggactgcttcacgcctcttaatccaataattccgttgatgttcaagggatgctttgattaatgggtgttgatcggcaggaagcccggcgagaaccttcccatcatcttcaatcgtttgtgtaagccattcttcgttgttgataaaattagggttcattgccatgttgtttcaattaatgaatgttagtaaaggatgctttaatatttatagtcacatttataagttttttcaaaaccgttggtaattaatttaagggatattctgcatgcatcggaattataacgggccgtaattatgcatgcaatctagtaatatttaatttttaatttttttattttttaagaacaaacaacaatggttatttattaaaaaaccgttgtctttagttataacaacagttttgtatattacaaccgtttttataaatttccctccaaaattgagtcacactttccacaacgggtttttatacttaaaaccgttgttaatagttttaacaacgggttccttaagaaaaccaaccgttgttaaaaccttttacaacggacgctttaacaacgtccgcttttttatataacaacggttttcaaccgttgttatagcctgtatctgtagtagtgataagGTGCGCTTTAGGCTCAAGGGGAATACCTCTTTAAACTTAGGTAGTGATGATTTTGCCAACTATCTAGGGGTGGGTAAGCGAGTTGTAGGCCACCATGACAAGATTGAGAAGGACATGAAGGCTTCAAAGTATTATCACCTTTAAACAAGCAAGGAAAATGTTAGTATAAGTAACATGAAGACTAGTGACATTGAGCACCCCATCCTAAATATTTTCTTGCGCTCCTTGACCAACCTCCTCTATCGGAGGAgggacccgagcaagctcaacTCCACGGAAGTCTTAATCTTGAGCTCCTACCTTAACCCCCACCACGAAAACCGTCTCCACTTCAATGCCGTGTCTTTGGTACGTCTTGCCCTTGCGAGGATGGCCGAGGTGGACCAATGCTCCTTAGATTGTGGAGCCTTGGTGACTCGTTTGGCCAAGAACTTGTTAGCTTACGAACCGGGGGCGGTGGATGCACCCATGTCTAAATAAGTGGTTTATTTTGATCTTGACTTGTTAAAAGCTAAGTCTTGGGTAGTAGATGGAGAGGAGGACGACACCTATTCTTGGAGGGTTGATGATGAGTGGTACATGAAGCTTCCCGCCGGCGAGGAccttgttggaaaatgtgtcctcaacaatagtgcgatcacatgatttaatatcataattaaatctcataataagaatacgaaagggatgataaattaaatagtcaactgatcaacattaatcggtaatgattggcttgctagagtttgacgttactgtcgtaggacggtggtggtcagttgatctcttaaggtcacacctaaaggatgatgcccttatcagtaaagatgattaattgtatgatgatacaagttaatcaattccttaaaattgaacaattcaattgtgagagagaatgtttaatatcttattgtaattggattaaataagatttattttagtaattgaaatactttattactaaaattgattattgtttgtgaaacaattgagataagaatgaatggttaattataattacaatatgttgtgaattataattatatgacacattttatttatgtgatcaagtatcactagtcaatttgttgtatttaatttaattaatttataaaatgatatttatttgttaaatatgcattaaattaattaataacatgtaacatactacatgtgacatattgtgtgacaagtgacaaattgacaaaataaaatgatagtccattttatgtatatggaccgaaataatgaggataatgggtgttagtgggtgaattattttatgagataaaataagctaatgatgcctAACCTACACATAGCCTTACAAGTCTATGTTTGGACAAGAGCAAAAAGAAAAGCAAGATGCCCTTTTTGGACACAAGCTAGCCGGCCATACTACTCTTTTAAGAGtagttttggttcattttttactcttacacaattcattcattcatttcatGCATACTTCTCTCTTACATTATTCATCattctaaaaacttgagaaatgatgatctaatttgtttttttttttttgctaaaatgtaagCTTTCCATTAAAAACGGCAATTACAATATGTTTTGGTACCATACATCATTTTGTGCAAATATCAAATAAAATGCACCTTACACAAccatattctatcttttggactAACTAATCGAGGCTTACATTCATTAAAACGACAAACAATCATCCTCCTAATCTGTTGGATTACCAGTTCAGGTCTGGTAACAATACCTTCCAGCCGAGCACTATTTCTTTGCATCCAGACCGTGTACCAGCACGCCAAAACAGCAGCAGTACACAGCTTCTTACGGACTAAACTCCATCTCTTCTTATTAATAACATGCAAGATATTTCTCTGTGTAAGATCTGAACTCAGCCAGGTACTAGCTCCACATAACAGACTCTTACAGAAATGACAGTCCTCAAACAAATGCTGGTGTATTTCAAAAGCAGACTGACATAGACAACACAGATCATCTTGTGAAATCTGCAGCCTAGCCAGTTTATCCTTCAGCTGAAGTGCCCTATTTGAGATTAGCCAGGCAATAAAAGAATGCTTAGGTAAAGCCATATTACACCAGACAGCCTTGTGCCAATCAATCTGAAGTTTCTTGTCCCTTAACCAATCATAGCAGCTCTTAACAGTATACCCTCGTGATCATATAATCCAATGATGATCTAATTTGTTcaataatactactaatattattaatgtaatatatatgagtattagtagtcaattataaggtagattactaaataaatatctagctaatattatttagtgaagataagggctaatcttgggtgcattcAAAAAGAGAGCTCTTAATatagagttttggaggatcatcctaatactcatcatagctcaagaacaagtgaaggtaggagaccttacttgtgcccataaatccgaaaataatgatgtaagggacattatttttcttattaatctcttattttgttatgcatgcactagatctaaagaacatataattaaaatgttaatttgttcactattagaagagtctaataataggtatatgaacctaacagaccTACCCCCGACTCCCCCTTTAGAGAGAGCGGGATCACCCCGCCCCGAGGCCCAAATGTATACCATCCCTAGTAACCTCACTTTTGACCTTGAAGATGCCATCAAGAAACGGGAGGCACCCCCGTTACCTCCTTCACCTCGTGCTCCCGTCGACTAAGCTCCCACATCTTTTCCCCACTCTATGCCTACAACTATGATGCCCCCACCTTATGCCGAGAATTTTGGCCAAGCCCCACCCACCTTTCACTCCAACTATCCCATGTCATACCTCATACACTGAGTGAACACCGACCTTGTGTTGAGAGACATGCATGAGGCGGCCTATAATCAAGGGGCACGACCCGCCCACCGCCCTAGCTTTTGGTCCGGACCCGGAGACACCTCCGGAGTCTTCAAGGCCTATGGTATCCAACCATCGGATTGGGAGATCAACTTTCCTTTCGCCGTGGGACACTTGCGTGACCCATACATGGGTGATGTCGAGATCTATCCTAGCAATCTCTACCAAGGGAGCGGAAGTGAGGCGGGAACATCTACAGCGGCGGAGGCCATGGACCTTGATGAAATATGGGAGGAGGCGGCTCGTAGGGCCCCGAGGGACGTGGAGGAGAATAAAGAAGGGGAAGGGGACAAGGGGGAGGAGCAAACAGAAGGAGGAagcaggacggtgaagagtcgcTCCGGATGGGGAAAATGGATTCCTAGCATTGGCAAGAAGAGGAATTCCTCCAAGTAGTTGTGGTCTTATGATTCGGAATCCATTGAGacttttaattatcatttgaagCTTTGAACAGCTTGATTTTTATGATTTAAGCCGGCCATAAGGCCAAGACTAGTAGACCTTGCATAGTAGGATGGTGTAGTGATCACCATTTGGACCCCATTGCATGTATGTTCAACCATAAGGAAGCTTAGAGGTCATTAATGGCCGAAATTTAGACTACCCAGCGACACTTGGCCGAGTGCCctatccac
The Silene latifolia isolate original U9 population chromosome 11, ASM4854445v1, whole genome shotgun sequence genome window above contains:
- the LOC141613877 gene encoding uncharacterized protein LOC141613877; protein product: MALPKHSFIAWLISNRALQLKDKLARLQISQDDLCCLCQSAFEIHQHLFEDCHFCKSLLCGASTWLSSDLTQRNILHVINKKRWSLVRKKLCTAAVLACWYTVWMQRNSARLEGIVTRPELVIQQIRRMIVCRFNECKPRLVSPKDRIWLCKVHFI